The proteins below are encoded in one region of Salvelinus sp. IW2-2015 unplaced genomic scaffold, ASM291031v2 Un_scaffold1229, whole genome shotgun sequence:
- the LOC112070126 gene encoding ataxin-3 isoform X2, translating into MESIFHEKQEGSLCAQHCLNNLLQGEYFTPVDLSSIAHQLDEEERMRMAEGGIGSEEYITFLQQPSGNMDDSGFFSIQVISNALSVWGLELTLFNSREYQRLMITPINEKAFICNYKEHWFTIRKLGQQWFNLNSLLTGPELISDTYLALFLAQLQQEGYSIFVIRGNLPGCDAEQILGIMKVQQQERPKLIGENEAQSSSGMGRSSGQGSVLETGPGVEEDELRKALALSTQDMEVEDEEADLRRAIQLSMQGPVMSDKSMLKRGLVAKTTLSDHAPGSITGGAPQSEKLSAEELRRRRQAYFDRQFQQLAQPTSPKQSTESTESGKSGTKEDAQAKRSQ; encoded by the exons ATGGAGTCCATCTTTCATGAAAAA CAAGAGGGCTCCCTGTGTGCTCAGCATTGCCTTAACAACCTTCTGCAAGGCGAGTATTTTACCCCCGTTGACCTATCGTCCATTGCCCATCAACTGGATGAGGAGGAAAGGATGAGGATGGCCGAGGGTGGTATAGGTAGTGAGGAGTACATAACGTTTTTACAG CAACCATCTGGTAACATGGATGACAGTGGTTTCTTTTCTATACAA GTTATCAGCAATGCGTTATCAGTGTGGGGTTTGGAGCTGACCCTCTTCAACAGTCGAGAGTACCAGAGGCTTATGATAACCCCAAT AAATGAAAAGGCATTTATATGCAACTACAAGGAGCACTGGTTTACAATACGAAAACTTGGGCAACAG TGGTTTAATCTGAATTCATTATTGACTGGACCAGAGCTGATATCAGACACATACCTAGCCCTCTTCCTTGCACAGTTACAGCAAGAAG GGTATTCCATATTTGTGATCCGAGGAAATCTCCCAGGGTGTGACGCAGAGCAGATACTGGGGATCATGAAGGTGCAGCAGCAAGAGAGACCAAAGCTGATTGGAGAGAACGAGGCTCAGTCGAGTAGTGGCATGGg CAGATCATCAGGGCAGGGTAGTGTGCTGGAGACAGGCCCTGGCGTAGAAGAGGATGAGCTGAGGAAGGCCCTGGCCCTGAGTACACAGGACATGGAGGTGGAGGATGAAGAGGCTGACCTTCGCAGGGCCATACAGCTCAGCATGCAGG GGCCAGTAATGAGCGATAAGTCAATGTTGAAAAGGGGGCTTGTTGCCAAGACAACATTGTCAGACCATGCACCAGGGAGTATTACAGGGGGAGCACCTCAGAGTGAGAAACTCTCAGCCGAGGAACTGCGAAGGAGGAGACAAGCCTACTTTGACAG ACAGTTCCAACAGCTGGCTCAGCCCACTTCACCTAAACAATCTACAGAAAGCACAG AATCTGGGAAGAGTGGCACAAAGGAGGATGCACAAGCCAAACGCAGCCAGTAA
- the LOC112070126 gene encoding ataxin-3 isoform X1: MESIFHEKQEGSLCAQHCLNNLLQGEYFTPVDLSSIAHQLDEEERMRMAEGGIGSEEYITFLQQPSGNMDDSGFFSIQVISNALSVWGLELTLFNSREYQRLMITPINEKAFICNYKEHWFTIRKLGQQWFNLNSLLTGPELISDTYLALFLAQLQQEGYSIFVIRGNLPGCDAEQILGIMKVQQQERPKLIGENEAQSSSGMGRSSGQGSVLETGPGVEEDELRKALALSTQDMEVEDEEADLRRAIQLSMQGKAILGPVMSDKSMLKRGLVAKTTLSDHAPGSITGGAPQSEKLSAEELRRRRQAYFDRQFQQLAQPTSPKQSTESTESGKSGTKEDAQAKRSQ; this comes from the exons ATGGAGTCCATCTTTCATGAAAAA CAAGAGGGCTCCCTGTGTGCTCAGCATTGCCTTAACAACCTTCTGCAAGGCGAGTATTTTACCCCCGTTGACCTATCGTCCATTGCCCATCAACTGGATGAGGAGGAAAGGATGAGGATGGCCGAGGGTGGTATAGGTAGTGAGGAGTACATAACGTTTTTACAG CAACCATCTGGTAACATGGATGACAGTGGTTTCTTTTCTATACAA GTTATCAGCAATGCGTTATCAGTGTGGGGTTTGGAGCTGACCCTCTTCAACAGTCGAGAGTACCAGAGGCTTATGATAACCCCAAT AAATGAAAAGGCATTTATATGCAACTACAAGGAGCACTGGTTTACAATACGAAAACTTGGGCAACAG TGGTTTAATCTGAATTCATTATTGACTGGACCAGAGCTGATATCAGACACATACCTAGCCCTCTTCCTTGCACAGTTACAGCAAGAAG GGTATTCCATATTTGTGATCCGAGGAAATCTCCCAGGGTGTGACGCAGAGCAGATACTGGGGATCATGAAGGTGCAGCAGCAAGAGAGACCAAAGCTGATTGGAGAGAACGAGGCTCAGTCGAGTAGTGGCATGGg CAGATCATCAGGGCAGGGTAGTGTGCTGGAGACAGGCCCTGGCGTAGAAGAGGATGAGCTGAGGAAGGCCCTGGCCCTGAGTACACAGGACATGGAGGTGGAGGATGAAGAGGCTGACCTTCGCAGGGCCATACAGCTCAGCATGCAGGGTAAGGCTATATTGG GGCCAGTAATGAGCGATAAGTCAATGTTGAAAAGGGGGCTTGTTGCCAAGACAACATTGTCAGACCATGCACCAGGGAGTATTACAGGGGGAGCACCTCAGAGTGAGAAACTCTCAGCCGAGGAACTGCGAAGGAGGAGACAAGCCTACTTTGACAG ACAGTTCCAACAGCTGGCTCAGCCCACTTCACCTAAACAATCTACAGAAAGCACAG AATCTGGGAAGAGTGGCACAAAGGAGGATGCACAAGCCAAACGCAGCCAGTAA